Proteins encoded within one genomic window of Verrucomicrobiota bacterium:
- a CDS encoding DUF4340 domain-containing protein translates to MSWKGTLALLFLAAAALIILFFSGRSHTRSATEPLLNLRPADVMKITIREGGGEIVLNKQNGTWMVGLGSLSSASSDRANARLIRSLLEGAAGITPLDILKPSDLKGNVTMKSLDLNMPKRALTFFDGMDGTSRTLAFGIEGAAKDQIYARLDGGKTVYLIPSDLVETAFRPVEEFRDPRLTSLDPDRLESINFTKGSVFQRLSLQKGDSGWNLTSPMTSRGNGKAVVDWATSLVSSKVDHWIPAGTDPVNSGMDSSAIVISAHESGSKSPVTITIGSAVAGSPESHYVSCSDRPGICIVPGLARFLEVTPSTLRSRQPKPLRLDAVDKIEIGIHPQEQTSNQATTFTLSRKKGSDDWEITGSGIGTLAAAEVSTWFEKLQSLTASTFEPSTPEKLESVGLTHPTVIRFIAHLSENTAEEAAGDLILAEYAFGTARNGFVSFREGTSSDLMILPESSLELTKGPSVVSEALKR, encoded by the coding sequence TTTTCCGGGCGATCGCACACCCGTTCTGCCACGGAGCCGCTGCTGAACCTCCGTCCAGCAGATGTCATGAAGATCACTATCCGGGAGGGTGGAGGGGAGATCGTGCTGAATAAGCAAAACGGAACTTGGATGGTCGGATTAGGGTCTCTCTCCAGTGCCAGTTCTGACCGGGCCAATGCACGATTGATCCGTTCACTGCTTGAGGGGGCGGCTGGAATTACTCCTCTCGACATCTTAAAACCCTCTGATCTGAAGGGAAACGTGACCATGAAATCACTCGATCTCAACATGCCGAAGCGCGCGCTGACATTTTTCGACGGAATGGATGGAACAAGCAGAACACTTGCATTCGGCATTGAGGGTGCCGCAAAAGATCAGATCTACGCCCGATTGGATGGGGGCAAAACGGTTTATCTGATTCCTTCGGATTTAGTGGAGACGGCCTTCCGACCTGTGGAGGAGTTCCGGGATCCTCGCCTGACCTCCCTTGATCCCGACCGCCTGGAGTCAATCAACTTCACCAAGGGATCGGTTTTTCAGCGCCTCTCCCTACAAAAAGGGGATTCTGGTTGGAATCTCACGAGCCCCATGACCTCTCGGGGTAACGGCAAGGCCGTGGTCGACTGGGCGACAAGTCTCGTATCGTCCAAGGTCGATCATTGGATACCCGCAGGAACAGATCCCGTTAACTCTGGGATGGACTCGTCGGCTATTGTCATCTCGGCACATGAATCAGGAAGCAAATCGCCGGTGACGATCACTATCGGATCAGCCGTTGCAGGATCCCCGGAGAGTCATTATGTGAGCTGCAGCGACAGACCAGGAATCTGCATTGTTCCCGGATTGGCAAGGTTTCTTGAAGTCACTCCCTCGACGCTCCGGTCAAGACAGCCAAAGCCGTTGCGCCTGGATGCCGTGGATAAAATCGAGATCGGGATTCATCCCCAGGAACAAACAAGCAACCAAGCAACGACGTTCACTCTTTCGCGTAAAAAGGGAAGCGATGATTGGGAAATTACCGGTAGTGGCATAGGAACTCTTGCGGCGGCAGAAGTCAGCACTTGGTTTGAAAAGCTGCAATCACTGACCGCCAGCACCTTCGAACCGTCAACACCCGAGAAGTTGGAAAGCGTCGGATTGACTCATCCCACCGTTATCCGCTTCATCGCCCATCTTTCGGAAAATACCGCCGAGGAAGCAGCCGGCGACCTGATCCTGGCGGAGTATGCCTTTGGGACGGCCCGGAATGGATTTGTTTCCTTCCGCGAAGGTACTTCCTCGGATCTCATGATCCTCCCGGAAAGCTCCCTGGAGTTGACGAAGGGTCCGAGCGTAGTCAGTGAAGCCTTAAAGCGTTGA